In a genomic window of Streptomyces roseoviridis:
- a CDS encoding quinone-dependent dihydroorotate dehydrogenase, with product MYKFFFHLVFKRMDPEEAHHLAFRWIRLAARVPVLRTFVAAVLAPRYEELRTEALGLRMHGPFGLAAGFDKNAVAIDGMAMLGFDHVEIGTVTGEAQPGNPKKRLFRLVPDRALINRMGFNNEGSAAVAARLAARNAVFRTVVGVNIGKTKVVPEAEAAADYVKSTERLARHADYLVVNVSSPNTPGLRNLQATESLRPLLTAVREAADRSVTGRRVPLLVKIAPDLADEDVDAVADLALELGLDGIIATNTTIAREGLGLTSDPALVEETGGLSGAPVKQRSLEVLRRLYARVGDRIVLVGVGGIENAEDAWQRILAGATLVQGYSAFIYEGPFYARAIHKGLAARLAASPYATLAEAVGADHRKAATS from the coding sequence ATGTACAAGTTCTTCTTCCACCTCGTCTTCAAGCGGATGGACCCGGAGGAGGCCCACCACCTGGCCTTCCGCTGGATCCGGCTCGCGGCCCGCGTCCCGGTCCTGCGCACCTTCGTCGCCGCCGTCCTCGCGCCCCGGTACGAGGAGCTGCGCACCGAGGCCCTCGGCCTGCGCATGCACGGCCCCTTCGGCCTCGCGGCCGGCTTCGACAAGAACGCCGTCGCCATCGACGGCATGGCCATGCTCGGCTTCGACCACGTCGAGATCGGCACCGTCACCGGCGAGGCCCAGCCCGGCAACCCCAAGAAGCGGCTCTTCCGCCTCGTCCCGGACCGCGCCCTGATCAACCGGATGGGCTTCAACAACGAGGGCTCGGCCGCCGTCGCCGCCCGCCTGGCCGCCCGCAACGCCGTCTTCCGGACCGTCGTGGGCGTCAACATCGGCAAGACCAAGGTCGTGCCCGAGGCCGAGGCCGCCGCGGACTACGTGAAGTCCACCGAGCGCCTCGCCCGGCACGCCGACTACCTGGTCGTCAACGTCTCCTCCCCGAACACCCCCGGCCTGCGCAACCTCCAGGCCACCGAGTCGCTGCGCCCGCTGCTCACCGCCGTCCGCGAGGCCGCCGACCGCTCCGTGACGGGCCGCCGTGTCCCGCTCCTGGTGAAGATCGCCCCCGATCTCGCCGACGAGGACGTCGACGCCGTCGCCGACCTCGCCCTGGAGCTGGGCCTGGACGGCATCATCGCCACCAACACCACCATCGCCCGCGAGGGCCTCGGCCTGACGTCCGACCCGGCGCTGGTCGAGGAGACCGGCGGCCTGTCCGGCGCCCCCGTCAAGCAGCGCTCCCTGGAGGTCCTGCGCCGCCTCTACGCGCGCGTGGGCGACCGGATCGTCCTCGTGGGCGTCGGAGGCATCGAGAACGCCGAGGACGCCTGGCAGCGGATCCTGGCCGGCGCCACCCTGGTCCAGGGCTACAGCGCCTTCATCTACGAGGGCCCGTTCTACGCCCGCGCGATCCACAAGGGCCTCGCGGCGCGCCTCGCGGCCTCCCCGTACGCCACCCTCGCCGAGGCCGTCGGCGCCGACCACCGAAAGGCCGCCACGTCATGA
- the pyrF gene encoding orotidine-5'-phosphate decarboxylase codes for MTLSFGTRLRSAMDERGPLCVGIDPHASLLDSWGLADDIAGLERFTYTVVEALAGTVAVFKPQAAFFERFGSRGVAVLERAVVDLREAGGLVVMDAKRGDIGSTMAAYAEAFLRKDSPLFSDALTVSPYLGYGSLKPAVDLARESGAGLFVLALTSNPEGSEVQRAVREDGRTVGATMLAHLAEENAGEGPMGSFGAVVGATLGDLSAFDLDINGPLLAPGIGAQGATPADLPAVFGAAVRNVVPNVSRGVLKAGPDATALRAAAERYANEIRAAVGA; via the coding sequence ATGACCCTTTCCTTCGGCACCCGTCTGCGTTCCGCCATGGACGAGCGCGGTCCCCTGTGCGTCGGCATCGACCCGCACGCCTCCCTCCTGGACTCCTGGGGCCTGGCCGACGACATCGCGGGCCTGGAGCGCTTCACGTACACCGTGGTCGAGGCGCTGGCCGGCACGGTCGCCGTCTTCAAGCCGCAGGCCGCCTTCTTCGAGCGCTTCGGCTCGCGCGGCGTGGCCGTCCTGGAGCGCGCCGTCGTCGACCTGCGGGAGGCGGGCGGCCTGGTCGTCATGGACGCCAAGCGCGGCGACATCGGCTCCACCATGGCCGCCTACGCGGAGGCGTTCCTGCGCAAGGACTCCCCGCTCTTCTCCGACGCTCTCACCGTCTCCCCGTACCTCGGCTACGGCTCGCTGAAGCCCGCCGTGGACCTGGCGAGGGAGTCCGGCGCCGGGCTCTTCGTCCTGGCGCTGACCTCGAACCCGGAGGGCTCGGAGGTCCAGCGCGCGGTGCGGGAGGACGGGAGGACCGTCGGCGCGACGATGCTGGCGCACCTTGCGGAGGAGAACGCGGGGGAGGGCCCGATGGGCTCCTTCGGCGCCGTGGTCGGTGCCACCCTCGGCGACCTGTCCGCCTTCGACCTGGACATCAACGGCCCGCTGCTCGCGCCCGGCATCGGCGCCCAGGGCGCCACCCCGGCCGACCTGCCCGCCGTCTTCGGCGCGGCGGTCCGCAACGTGGTCCCGAACGTCAGCCGCGGCGTCCTGAAGGCGGGTCCGGACGCCACCGCTCTGCGGGCGGCCGCGGAACGTTATGCGAACGAGATCAGGGCGGCCGTGGGCGCCTGA
- a CDS encoding integration host factor encodes MALPPLTPEQRAAALEKAAAARRERAEVKNRLKHSGASLHEVIKQGQENDVIGKMKVSALLESLPGVGKVRAKQIMERLGISESRRVRGLGSNQIASLEREFGSTGA; translated from the coding sequence GTGGCTCTTCCGCCCCTTACCCCTGAACAGCGCGCAGCCGCGCTCGAAAAGGCCGCCGCGGCTCGCCGGGAGCGGGCCGAGGTCAAGAATCGACTCAAGCACTCCGGCGCCTCCCTCCACGAGGTCATCAAGCAGGGCCAGGAGAACGACGTCATCGGTAAGATGAAGGTCTCCGCGCTGCTTGAGTCCCTGCCCGGCGTCGGCAAGGTCCGTGCCAAGCAGATCATGGAGCGACTGGGCATCTCCGAGAGCCGCCGGGTCCGCGGCCTCGGGTCCAACCAGATCGCCTCCCTGGAGCGCGAGTTCGGCAGCACCGGCGCCTGA